One Mycolicibacterium sp. TUM20985 genomic window, CCGGCGGCTGTCTGCGGCACTGGGCACCGGCGCATGGCCCGAAGTCCTGGCCACCTTGGAGACGGTGTTCTGGGGCGCCCTGCTCCAAGTTCAATCGAGCGCCTTCAGCTACCGCACCATGGCCGATCGACTCGACGTAATGCTCTCGTTGATCCTGCCCGAGGGATGAGCATCAGCCCCTCGCAGCACGCGGTGACGTGTCCCCTGTGCGAAGCGATGTGTGGGCTGACGGTGGTGGTGTCCGACGATGTGGTGCAGTCAGTTCGGGGCGATCGCGACGACGTCTGGTCGCGGGGTCACTCGTGCCCGAAGGGCGTGTCGCTGGGCAGCATTCACCATGATCCGAACCGGCTGACACGTCCGCTGGTGAAGCGACCGAACGGCGAGCACGAGGCGGTGTCCTGGGATGACGCCCTCGCCGAATCGGAGCGAGTCCTGCGGCCGGTGCTCGACAGGTATGGCGCCGGGGCGCTGACGGTGTACCTGGGCAATCCGGTCGCCCACAACGTCGGACTCAGCCTGTTCGTCGGCGCCCTCATCGGCTTCGGCCAGGCCGCCGGGATGCAGGCGTACTACACGCCGGGCACTGTCGACCAGTGGCCGCTGAACGTCGTCAGCGCCCTACTGTTCGGGGGCATGTGGAACGGGCCGGTTCCCGACCTGGAACACACCGATCACCTGATCATCCTCGGCGCCAATCCCTCTGCCTCCCAAGGCTCGATGTTGTCGACGCCCGACATCATGGGAATGCTCGGGGCGATCACCCGGCGAGGCAAGGTCGTCGTCGTCGACCCACGACGGACACGAACCGCCGAACGAGCCACCGAGTGGGTGCCGATCCGCCCGGGGACCGACGCCCTCCTCCTGTTCGCCATCCTGAACACCCTGGCCGCCAACGGCTGGGTCCGGCACCCCGAACACCTCCGCGACCGGGTCACCGGTCTGGACCAGGTGATCGCGCTCGCTGCGCCGTTCACGCCGGAGCGGGTGGCAGGGGCCACGGGCATCGACGCCGAGAACATCGAACGCCTGGCCCGCGACCTCGCGCACGCCGACAATCCCGTGCTGTACAGCAGGATTGGCACGTGTACCCAGGAATTCGGCACCCTGGCCACCTGGCTGGTCTTCGTCGTCAACGCCGCGATCGGTGCGCTGGACCGCTCGGGTGGTGCGGTGTTCCCGCGCCCCTCGGCATGGTCACAGATGTTCATGAAGCCTCCCGATCAACCCGCCGACGGCTGGCAGTTCGGGCGCTTCCACAGCCGCGTGCGCCATGCGCCGGAGGTTTTCGGGCAGTTCCCGATCAGCTGCCTGGCCGAGGAGATCGACACCCCGGGCGACGGTCAGATTCGTGCGCTGGTCACGGTCGCGGGCAACCCGGTGATCTCGGCGCCGGGCAGTCGGAGGCTGGCCTCCGCACTGGGGACCCTCGACGCGATGATCTCCATCGACAGTTGGCTCAACGAGACGACCCGCCACGCCGACGTCATCCTGCCGGGACTCTCACCCCTGGAGCGACCGCACTCCGACGACTTGTACTGGGCGTATTCCCTTGCGGCGTGCCTGAAGTGGTCCGAGCCCGTGTTCGCACCCGCACCCGACCGGCCCGCCGAGTGGGAGTTGCTCCTCAAGTTGGCGGGGTCGCTGTTCGGGACGCCGGTACCGGAAGTCGACGTCGCGGCCATCGACGACCTGTATGTCGGCGGCATGCTCGCGACCGTGTGCGCGCAGCCGAGGACCCCGCTGACCGGTCGTGATCCCGTGCAGGCGTTCGCGGCGCTCACCGGCAGCGGACCGGCGCGATTGGTCGACCTAGGCATCCGGCTGGGCCCGTGGGGCGATGGCCTCGGTGAGCGGCCCGACGGGCTCACCCTCGCAGCAGTTCGCGAGCAGCCCAGCGGGATACGACTGGAAGAGGTGGCAGGCGGCCGGATCGACGAGGTCGTCACCACGCCGTCCGGCAAGGTCGAACTCCTTCACCCGTACCTCGCCGCCGACGTCGACCGGTTGGCGGCCCGCATCGACCGCGAGACAACGGAGTTCGTGCTGACCAGTCGGCGCCATCTGCGGTCGAACAATTCGTGGCTGCACAACGTCCCGGGGTTGATGCGGGGCAAGGAACGCTGCACGCTGTTGATCAACCCGGTGGACGCGACGCGAATCGGCGTCAGCGCAGGTGAACTCGCCGACATCACCACGTCCGAAGGCACGCTGTCGGTGACGGCGGAGGTCAGCGACGAGGTGATGCCCGGCGTGGTCTGCCTGCCGCACGGGTGGGGCCACGGCGTCACGGGCACGCGACTCGACACCGCCAACGCCCATCCCGGAGTGAACTCCAACCTCCTCAATCCGCCGGGGTTGATCGACGTTCCGAGCAATACCCAGGTCGTGAACGGTGTGCCGTGTTCGGTTCGAGTGAGTGTTCAGTGAAGGGAGGCGACGGCCATGGGTCTACGGGGTGAGGCGGCGATCGTCGGATACACCGAGTTGCCCTCGACGAAGCGTCCGACCGGACCGCTGGAGTTCAACCTGGAGCAGTGGGCCCGGCTGGCCGCGTCGACGCTCGCCGATGCCGGCCTCGACGCCGCCGACGTCGACGGCATCTGCACCGGACATCTGCAGGAGTCACAGATCTTCGTCCCGTCGACGATCATCGAATACCTGGGCATCCGAGCCAATTTCGCCGAGCTCGTCGATCTCGGCGGGGCAAGCTCGGCCGCGATGGTATGGCGCGCCGCCGCGGCGATCGAGCTCGGTATCTGCAATGCCGTGCTGTGCGTGGTGCCCGCGACCCCGCTGACACCCGTCTCGGAGGCCAAACCCGTCGACTTCGGCGACATGCTGTACTTCGGCGCCTCGAGCAACCGTTACGGCTCACCGCAGGCCGAGTTCGAGATTCCGTATGGCAACCTCGGCCAGAACGGACCGTATGGCCAGGTCGCCACGCTCTACGCGGCGACCTACGGTTACGACGCGAGGGCGATGGCCAAGATCAGCGTCGATCAGCGGGTGAACGCCAATCACACCCCGGGAGCCATCTTCTCGGACAAGCCGTTGACCGTCGACGACGTTCTGGCCAGCCCGATCATCGCATCGCCGTTGCACATGCTGGAGATCGTGATGCCGGTCATGGGTGGGGCGGCCGTGTTGGTCACCAACGCCGACCTGGCTCGGCGAAGTCGCAACCGACCCGTCTGGGTCAAGGGATTCGGCGAGCGGGTGCCCTATAAGACGC contains:
- a CDS encoding molybdopterin-dependent oxidoreductase; this translates as MSISPSQHAVTCPLCEAMCGLTVVVSDDVVQSVRGDRDDVWSRGHSCPKGVSLGSIHHDPNRLTRPLVKRPNGEHEAVSWDDALAESERVLRPVLDRYGAGALTVYLGNPVAHNVGLSLFVGALIGFGQAAGMQAYYTPGTVDQWPLNVVSALLFGGMWNGPVPDLEHTDHLIILGANPSASQGSMLSTPDIMGMLGAITRRGKVVVVDPRRTRTAERATEWVPIRPGTDALLLFAILNTLAANGWVRHPEHLRDRVTGLDQVIALAAPFTPERVAGATGIDAENIERLARDLAHADNPVLYSRIGTCTQEFGTLATWLVFVVNAAIGALDRSGGAVFPRPSAWSQMFMKPPDQPADGWQFGRFHSRVRHAPEVFGQFPISCLAEEIDTPGDGQIRALVTVAGNPVISAPGSRRLASALGTLDAMISIDSWLNETTRHADVILPGLSPLERPHSDDLYWAYSLAACLKWSEPVFAPAPDRPAEWELLLKLAGSLFGTPVPEVDVAAIDDLYVGGMLATVCAQPRTPLTGRDPVQAFAALTGSGPARLVDLGIRLGPWGDGLGERPDGLTLAAVREQPSGIRLEEVAGGRIDEVVTTPSGKVELLHPYLAADVDRLAARIDRETTEFVLTSRRHLRSNNSWLHNVPGLMRGKERCTLLINPVDATRIGVSAGELADITTSEGTLSVTAEVSDEVMPGVVCLPHGWGHGVTGTRLDTANAHPGVNSNLLNPPGLIDVPSNTQVVNGVPCSVRVSVQ
- a CDS encoding thiolase family protein; the encoded protein is MGLRGEAAIVGYTELPSTKRPTGPLEFNLEQWARLAASTLADAGLDAADVDGICTGHLQESQIFVPSTIIEYLGIRANFAELVDLGGASSAAMVWRAAAAIELGICNAVLCVVPATPLTPVSEAKPVDFGDMLYFGASSNRYGSPQAEFEIPYGNLGQNGPYGQVATLYAATYGYDARAMAKISVDQRVNANHTPGAIFSDKPLTVDDVLASPIIASPLHMLEIVMPVMGGAAVLVTNADLARRSRNRPVWVKGFGERVPYKTPTYAEELLQTPMIKAAESAFGMAHLGPSDMDMVSIYDCYTITALLSLEDAGFCEKGKGLQFVTDHDLTFRGDFPMNTAGGQLGYGQAGTAGGMHHVCDATRQIMGRAGEAQVTDCHRAFVSGNGGILSEQTTLVLEGD